A region of Mesorhizobium sp. M3A.F.Ca.ET.080.04.2.1 DNA encodes the following proteins:
- the hydA gene encoding dihydropyrimidinase codes for MTKVIKNGTIVTADRTWKADVVFSHGKIIAIGSDLHGDHEFDATGCYVMPGGIDPHTHLEMPFMGTYSADDFESGTRAALSGGTTMVVDFCLPAPQQSLLEALQMWDNKTSKAACDYSFHMAITWWGKQVFDEMATVVDRGITSFKHFMAYKGALMVDDDEMYASFQRCADLGALPLVHAENGDVVAALSQKLLAAGNNGPEGHAYSRPPEVEGEATNRAIMIADMAGVPLYVVHVSCEQSHEAIRRARQKGMRVFGEPLIQHLTLDESEYFNKDWDHAARRVMSPPFRSKWHQDSLWAGLQAGSLQVVATDHCSFTTKQKRNGIGDFTKIPNGTGGLEDRLPILWTTGVNTGRLTMNEFVAVTSTNIAKILNMYPKKGAIVEGADADIVVWDPKRKKTISANKQQSVIDYNVFEGFEVTGLPRFVFSRGELSIEEADIKAKIGHGEFVAREPNAAVNRALSTWKDITAPRKVERSGIPATGV; via the coding sequence ATGACCAAAGTCATCAAGAACGGCACCATCGTCACCGCCGACCGCACGTGGAAGGCCGATGTGGTGTTCAGCCACGGCAAGATCATCGCCATCGGCTCCGACCTGCATGGCGACCATGAGTTCGATGCCACCGGCTGCTATGTCATGCCGGGCGGGATCGATCCGCACACCCATCTCGAAATGCCGTTCATGGGCACGTATTCGGCCGACGATTTCGAATCCGGCACACGGGCAGCGCTTTCCGGCGGCACCACCATGGTGGTCGATTTCTGTCTGCCGGCGCCGCAGCAGTCGCTGCTCGAAGCCTTGCAGATGTGGGACAACAAGACTTCGAAGGCGGCTTGCGACTATTCCTTCCACATGGCGATCACCTGGTGGGGCAAGCAGGTGTTCGACGAGATGGCAACCGTCGTCGATCGGGGCATCACCTCGTTCAAGCACTTCATGGCCTACAAGGGCGCGCTGATGGTCGACGACGACGAGATGTATGCGTCGTTCCAGCGCTGCGCCGATCTTGGGGCGCTGCCGCTGGTCCATGCCGAAAACGGCGACGTGGTCGCCGCACTGTCGCAAAAACTGCTCGCTGCCGGCAACAACGGTCCCGAGGGCCACGCCTATTCGCGCCCGCCGGAAGTGGAAGGCGAGGCCACCAATCGCGCCATCATGATCGCCGACATGGCAGGCGTGCCGCTCTATGTCGTGCATGTCTCCTGCGAACAGAGCCACGAGGCGATCCGCCGCGCGCGCCAGAAGGGCATGCGGGTGTTCGGCGAGCCGCTGATCCAGCACCTGACGCTCGACGAGAGCGAATATTTCAACAAGGACTGGGATCACGCGGCGCGCCGCGTGATGAGCCCGCCCTTCCGCAGCAAGTGGCATCAGGATTCGCTTTGGGCGGGCCTGCAGGCCGGCTCGCTGCAGGTGGTGGCCACCGACCACTGCTCCTTCACCACCAAGCAGAAGCGCAACGGCATCGGCGACTTCACCAAGATCCCGAACGGCACGGGCGGTCTCGAGGATCGCTTGCCTATCCTGTGGACCACAGGCGTCAACACCGGGCGGCTGACGATGAACGAGTTCGTCGCGGTGACGTCGACCAACATCGCCAAGATCCTCAATATGTATCCGAAGAAGGGCGCGATCGTCGAAGGTGCGGACGCCGACATCGTGGTCTGGGATCCGAAGCGCAAGAAGACGATCTCTGCCAACAAGCAACAGTCGGTGATCGACTACAATGTGTTCGAGGGTTTCGAGGTGACGGGGCTGCCGCGCTTCGTCTTCTCGCGCGGCGAACTGTCGATCGAAGAGGCGGACATCAAAGCCAAGATCGGCCATGGCGAGTTCGTCGCCCGCGAGCCGAACGCGGCGGTCAACCGGGCGCTGTCGACCTGGAAGGACATCACCGCTCCGCGCAAGGTGGAGCGTTCAGGCATTCCGGCGACCGGAGTTTGA
- a CDS encoding Lrp/AsnC family transcriptional regulator → MPQKIADDFDRKILRELQADARITNNELAERIGLSPSPCLRRVRRLEEAGVIRGYTTLVDPAAFGWGMVAIATIRLGRQNEDEIVMFEDAIRGWEEVLECHLVTGSRDYVLKVVTGSLEQYERFIKEKIARLKCVASIETSFVMNTIKERRL, encoded by the coding sequence ATGCCGCAGAAGATAGCCGACGACTTCGACCGCAAGATCCTGCGTGAACTGCAAGCCGACGCCCGCATCACCAACAACGAGCTTGCCGAGCGGATCGGTCTGTCGCCATCGCCCTGCCTGAGACGCGTGCGGCGGCTGGAAGAAGCCGGCGTCATCAGAGGCTACACCACGCTGGTCGATCCGGCCGCCTTCGGCTGGGGCATGGTCGCCATCGCCACCATCCGGCTCGGCCGTCAAAATGAGGACGAGATCGTCATGTTCGAGGACGCGATCCGCGGCTGGGAAGAGGTGCTGGAGTGCCACCTTGTCACCGGCTCGCGCGACTATGTGCTGAAGGTGGTCACCGGAAGCCTCGAACAATACGAGCGCTTCATCAAGGAAAAGATCGCGCGGCTGAAATGCGTCGCCTCGATCGAGACCAGCTTCGTCATGAACACCATAAAGGAACGGCGTCTCTGA
- a CDS encoding ABC transporter substrate-binding protein: MKRLVVSALAGAMSLAAFQAMAADKVTLQLKWVTQAQFAGYYVAKAKGFYEAEGLDVDIKPGGPDIAPEQVIAGGGADVIVDWMGGALAAREKGVPLVNIAQPFKKAGMELVCPKDGPIKTEADFKGHTLGVWFFGNEYPFYAWMNKLGLKTDGGKDGVTVLKQSFDVQPLIQKQADCISVMTYNEYWQLIDAGYKPEQLTVFNYSAMGNDLLEDGLYALETKLKDPAFEDKMVRFVRASMKGWKYAVDNSDEAAEIVMDNGGQDENHQKRMMGEVAKLIDNADGKLDPATYERTAKALLDQKIIAKEPSGAYTTAITDKAIK, encoded by the coding sequence ATGAAAAGACTTGTAGTTTCTGCCTTGGCCGGCGCAATGTCGCTGGCCGCTTTCCAGGCGATGGCGGCCGACAAGGTGACGCTGCAGCTGAAGTGGGTCACGCAGGCCCAGTTCGCGGGCTATTATGTCGCCAAGGCCAAGGGGTTCTATGAAGCCGAGGGCCTGGACGTCGACATCAAGCCGGGTGGTCCCGACATCGCGCCCGAGCAGGTGATCGCCGGCGGCGGCGCCGACGTGATCGTCGACTGGATGGGCGGCGCGCTGGCCGCGCGCGAAAAGGGTGTGCCGCTCGTAAATATCGCTCAGCCGTTCAAGAAGGCCGGCATGGAACTGGTCTGCCCGAAAGACGGGCCGATCAAGACCGAAGCCGACTTCAAGGGCCATACGCTGGGCGTCTGGTTCTTCGGCAACGAGTATCCGTTCTATGCCTGGATGAACAAGCTCGGCCTCAAGACCGATGGCGGCAAGGATGGCGTCACGGTGCTTAAGCAGAGCTTCGACGTGCAGCCGCTGATCCAGAAGCAGGCAGACTGCATCTCGGTCATGACTTACAACGAGTACTGGCAGCTGATCGACGCCGGCTACAAGCCGGAACAACTCACCGTCTTCAACTACTCGGCAATGGGCAACGACCTGCTGGAGGACGGCCTCTACGCGCTCGAGACGAAGCTCAAGGATCCGGCCTTCGAGGACAAGATGGTGCGCTTCGTGCGCGCCTCGATGAAGGGCTGGAAATACGCCGTCGACAATTCGGATGAAGCGGCTGAGATCGTCATGGACAATGGCGGCCAGGACGAGAACCACCAGAAGCGCATGATGGGCGAAGTCGCCAAGCTGATCGACAACGCGGACGGCAAGCTCGATCCGGCGACCTATGAGCGCACCGCCAAGGCGCTGCTCGACCAGAAGATCATCGCCAAGGAGCCTTCCGGCGCTTACACGACGGCGATCACGGACAAGGCGATCAAGTAA
- a CDS encoding cystathionine gamma-synthase family protein, producing the protein MTAPRPSKTHIGNHKLHPETLMLSYGFDPQLSEGAVKPPVFLTSTFVFKSAEEGRDFFDYTSGRKEPPSGTASGLVYSRFNHPNSEIVEDRLAIFEGTDACILFSSGMSAIATTLLAYTRPGDVILHSQPLYGGTETLLTRTLSGFGINAVGFADGVDEGAVRAAADAAVSQGRVSVILIETPSNPTNSLVDIELMRRIADEIGVRQGATPIIVCDNTLLGPVFQRPIEHGADVSLYSLTKYVGGHSDLIAGAAMGSKAITKPIKALRGAIGTQLDPHSCWMLGRSLETLSIRMERANDNARLVAEFLRDHPKVEKVHYLPFVGEDTPAGRTYRAQCSGAGSTFSFDIRGGQTAAFAFLNSLQIFKLAVSLGGTESLASHPAAMTHSGIPFDVRQRIGVLETTVRLSIGVEHPDDLIADLAQALARV; encoded by the coding sequence ATGACCGCGCCGCGCCCTTCCAAAACCCACATTGGAAACCACAAGCTCCACCCGGAGACGCTGATGCTGAGCTACGGCTTCGATCCGCAGCTCTCGGAGGGCGCCGTCAAGCCGCCGGTGTTCCTCACCTCGACCTTCGTGTTCAAGTCGGCGGAAGAGGGACGCGATTTTTTCGACTACACCTCCGGCCGCAAGGAACCTCCGAGCGGCACGGCTTCCGGCCTGGTCTATTCGCGCTTCAACCATCCCAACAGCGAGATCGTCGAGGACCGGCTGGCGATCTTTGAAGGGACGGACGCCTGCATCCTGTTCTCGTCCGGCATGTCGGCGATCGCGACGACGCTGCTCGCCTATACTCGCCCGGGCGACGTCATCCTGCATTCGCAGCCACTTTATGGCGGCACCGAAACGCTTCTGACGCGCACGCTTTCCGGCTTCGGCATCAATGCTGTCGGCTTCGCGGACGGGGTCGACGAGGGGGCGGTGCGCGCCGCTGCCGACGCAGCCGTCAGCCAAGGCCGGGTGTCGGTCATCCTGATCGAGACGCCGTCAAACCCCACCAACAGCCTTGTCGACATCGAGCTGATGCGGAGGATCGCCGACGAGATCGGCGTCCGGCAAGGGGCGACGCCAATCATCGTGTGCGACAACACGCTGCTCGGGCCGGTGTTCCAGCGGCCGATCGAACACGGCGCGGATGTGTCCCTCTATTCGCTGACCAAATATGTCGGCGGTCATTCCGACCTGATCGCGGGTGCTGCCATGGGCAGCAAGGCGATAACCAAGCCGATCAAGGCGCTGCGCGGCGCAATCGGCACGCAGCTCGACCCGCATTCCTGCTGGATGCTCGGCCGCTCGCTCGAGACCTTGTCGATCCGCATGGAGCGAGCGAACGACAATGCGCGCCTTGTCGCCGAATTTCTGCGCGACCATCCCAAGGTCGAGAAGGTGCACTATCTACCCTTCGTGGGCGAGGACACACCCGCGGGTCGCACCTATCGGGCGCAGTGCAGTGGCGCCGGCTCGACCTTCTCTTTCGATATACGCGGCGGGCAGACGGCAGCCTTTGCCTTTCTCAACAGCCTGCAGATATTCAAGCTGGCGGTAAGCCTGGGCGGGACGGAATCGCTGGCCAGCCATCCGGCGGCCATGACCCATTCGGGTATTCCTTTCGACGTGCGCCAGCGCATCGGCGTGCTTGAGACCACGGTCAGGCTGTCGATCGGGGTCGAGCATCCCGACGATCTCATCGCCGACCTGGCGCAGGCGCTGGCACGCGTCTGA
- a CDS encoding ABC transporter permease, producing MNWLRPSWQPVLAVMLCLAALALGPMSSPEAAALAQPSATVAPPYLETKGLILGLLLIAAAVSMTRLPPIFEAVVLFVGAHLAAWLLIAGIGGFEGTALAPYFLLLAAAWLLGWRCVAVLSSLRPVANWARTALRLIIPAIFGAWILIIWEAVTRGAGIPFILLPPPSAIGARIANSLPVLAADVQQTIFKAVIFGYIAGSGAGFLAAIAADRVPFLRRGLLPIGNMVSALPIIGVAPIMVMWFGFGWESKAAVVIIMTFFPMLVNTVAGLAASSHMERDLMRTYASGYWPTLIKLRLPAAAPFIFNALKINSTLALIGAIVAEFFGTPVVGMGFRISTEVGRMNIDMVWAEIAVAALAGSVFYGVVALAERAVTFWHPSVRGG from the coding sequence ATGAATTGGCTAAGACCCTCCTGGCAACCGGTGCTGGCGGTGATGCTCTGCCTGGCTGCGCTGGCGCTTGGCCCGATGTCGAGCCCGGAAGCCGCGGCGCTGGCACAACCCTCCGCCACCGTCGCACCCCCCTATCTCGAGACAAAGGGGCTCATTCTCGGCCTGCTGCTGATCGCGGCAGCCGTCTCGATGACGCGGCTGCCGCCCATCTTCGAGGCTGTCGTGCTGTTCGTCGGCGCGCATCTCGCGGCGTGGCTACTGATCGCCGGAATAGGCGGGTTCGAAGGGACGGCACTGGCGCCGTATTTCCTCCTCCTTGCTGCTGCGTGGCTTCTCGGATGGCGCTGCGTGGCGGTGCTGTCTTCTCTGCGTCCCGTGGCCAACTGGGCTCGGACGGCGCTGCGGCTGATCATTCCGGCGATTTTCGGCGCCTGGATTTTGATCATCTGGGAGGCGGTGACGCGCGGCGCCGGCATCCCCTTCATCCTGCTGCCGCCGCCAAGCGCCATCGGCGCCCGCATCGCCAATTCGCTGCCGGTGCTTGCTGCCGATGTGCAGCAGACCATCTTCAAGGCGGTGATCTTCGGCTATATCGCCGGCAGCGGCGCCGGCTTTCTTGCGGCTATCGCCGCGGACCGCGTGCCGTTCCTCAGGCGCGGCCTGCTGCCGATCGGCAACATGGTGTCGGCGCTGCCGATCATCGGCGTCGCGCCGATCATGGTCATGTGGTTCGGCTTCGGCTGGGAGTCCAAGGCGGCGGTGGTCATCATCATGACCTTCTTCCCGATGCTGGTGAACACGGTCGCCGGGCTTGCCGCGTCCAGCCACATGGAGCGCGACCTGATGCGCACCTATGCTTCGGGATACTGGCCGACACTGATCAAGCTCAGGCTGCCTGCGGCGGCGCCCTTCATCTTCAACGCGCTGAAGATCAACTCGACGCTGGCGCTGATCGGCGCCATCGTCGCGGAGTTCTTCGGCACGCCGGTTGTCGGCATGGGCTTCCGCATTTCGACGGAAGTCGGGCGGATGAACATCGACATGGTCTGGGCCGAAATCGCGGTTGCAGCACTTGCGGGTTCGGTCTTTTATGGCGTGGTCGCTCTCGCCGAGAGAGCCGTCACGTTTTGGCATCCCTCTGTCCGTGGTGGATAG
- a CDS encoding DUF559 domain-containing protein, whose product MVVEVDGEHHFTPERMDRDRTRDAWHGRQGYRVLRFSTGELAGSFDGCVEEILRQVGVM is encoded by the coding sequence GTGGTCGTCGAGGTTGATGGAGAGCATCATTTTACGCCGGAGCGGATGGACAGAGACCGAACGCGCGATGCATGGCATGGCCGGCAGGGCTATCGTGTGCTCAGGTTTTCGACCGGCGAGTTGGCGGGCTCCTTTGACGGCTGCGTGGAAGAGATATTGCGGCAAGTTGGAGTGATGTAG
- a CDS encoding ABC transporter permease translates to MDSFRSKIVPVTTILAGLVVVWYVFAVILNTPFQRDLDQRANQNPGTIEFIGKTLSQPKPTLPAPHQVAVNFFENTFLRSVTSNRSLVYNAWVTLSSTLLGFAFGTALGIIIAVGIVHVASLDRSLMPWIIASQTIPILAVAPMIIVVLAAIGITGLIPKALISTYLSFFPVAVGMVKGLRSPELMHLDLMHTYNASRSQIFWKLRVPASVPFLFTSMKVAVAASLVGAIVGELPTGAVAGIGAKLLSGAYYSQSIDIWSALVAGSIVAALLVTVVGIAGRLVDRAMGGRPA, encoded by the coding sequence ATGGATAGCTTCCGCTCCAAGATCGTCCCCGTAACCACCATCCTCGCCGGCCTGGTGGTGGTCTGGTACGTCTTTGCCGTCATCCTCAACACGCCGTTCCAACGCGACCTCGACCAACGCGCCAACCAGAACCCTGGCACGATCGAATTTATCGGCAAGACGCTGTCGCAGCCGAAGCCGACGCTGCCAGCGCCGCATCAGGTGGCGGTGAATTTCTTCGAGAATACCTTCCTGCGCAGCGTCACCTCGAACCGGAGCCTCGTCTACAACGCCTGGGTGACGCTGTCCTCGACGCTGCTCGGCTTTGCCTTCGGCACGGCGCTTGGCATCATCATCGCGGTCGGCATCGTCCATGTGGCCTCGCTCGATCGCAGCCTGATGCCGTGGATCATCGCCTCGCAGACCATCCCGATCCTGGCGGTGGCGCCGATGATCATCGTGGTGCTGGCGGCGATCGGGATCACGGGCCTGATCCCCAAGGCGCTGATCTCGACCTATCTGTCGTTCTTCCCCGTCGCCGTCGGCATGGTGAAGGGCCTGCGCTCGCCCGAGCTCATGCATCTCGACCTGATGCATACCTATAATGCCAGCCGCTCGCAGATCTTCTGGAAGCTCAGGGTCCCGGCATCGGTGCCGTTCCTGTTCACCTCGATGAAGGTCGCGGTGGCGGCGAGCCTGGTCGGCGCCATCGTCGGCGAACTGCCGACCGGGGCCGTCGCCGGCATCGGCGCCAAGCTGCTCTCCGGTGCCTATTACAGCCAGTCGATCGACATCTGGTCGGCACTCGTGGCCGGCTCCATCGTGGCGGCGCTGCTGGTCACCGTGGTCGGCATTGCCGGGCGCCTGGTCGACCGCGCTATGGGCGGGAGGCCGGCATGA
- a CDS encoding cupin domain-containing protein, giving the protein MPMSPAPTCHVIRPDSTYEGKQGLSYFAGIAAETVGSSGICMHLLTMPPGARAKAHMHDNHETAIYVLSGEVHTWYGDRLEHHTVVKAGDLFYIPAGVPHLPANLSGAPSSAVIARTDPNEQESVVLLPELDALVA; this is encoded by the coding sequence ATGCCGATGTCGCCAGCACCCACTTGTCATGTTATTCGCCCTGATAGCACTTATGAAGGCAAGCAGGGGCTGAGCTATTTCGCCGGTATCGCCGCCGAGACCGTCGGCTCTTCCGGCATCTGCATGCATCTGCTCACCATGCCGCCCGGCGCCCGCGCCAAGGCCCATATGCATGACAACCACGAGACGGCGATCTATGTGCTCTCGGGCGAGGTCCATACCTGGTATGGCGACCGGCTCGAGCACCATACCGTCGTCAAGGCCGGCGACCTCTTCTACATTCCGGCAGGCGTGCCGCACCTGCCGGCCAATCTCAGCGGCGCGCCGTCTTCGGCGGTCATTGCCCGCACCGATCCCAACGAGCAGGAAAGCGTCGTCCTGCTGCCGGAACTGGATGCGCTGGTTGCCTAG
- a CDS encoding CHRD domain-containing protein codes for MRIQFLPMLSALAVSTAFLLASPAMAETVKYTATLDGSQQSPPVTTKGKGTATLTFDTTSKKLSWNVKYSGLSGPAVAAHIHGPAAAGENAPPVIPFKKLKSPIKGSATLTDAQAADLEAGKYYVNVHTAANKDGEIRGQIEKAAGSM; via the coding sequence ATGCGCATTCAGTTCTTGCCGATGCTCTCGGCGCTCGCCGTTTCGACCGCCTTCCTGCTCGCATCGCCGGCCATGGCCGAGACCGTGAAGTACACGGCCACGCTCGACGGCAGCCAGCAGAGCCCGCCAGTCACCACCAAGGGCAAGGGAACAGCCACGCTCACCTTCGACACCACCAGCAAGAAACTCAGCTGGAACGTCAAATATTCCGGTCTTAGCGGGCCGGCGGTCGCCGCTCATATCCACGGTCCGGCCGCGGCGGGTGAGAACGCTCCGCCCGTCATTCCGTTCAAGAAGCTGAAGAGCCCGATCAAGGGATCGGCGACGCTGACCGATGCGCAGGCGGCCGACCTCGAAGCCGGCAAATATTATGTCAACGTCCACACCGCCGCCAACAAGGATGGCGAGATCCGCGGGCAGATCGAGAAGGCCGCCGGATCGATGTAG
- a CDS encoding Zn-dependent hydrolase: MAAPGENLRINSDRLWDSIMEMAKIGPGIAGGNNRQTLTDSDREGRALFKSWCDEAGLAMGVDQMGTMFMTRAGTDPDALPVYVGSHLDTQPTGGKYDGVLGVLSGLEVVRSLNDLGIKTKHPIVVTNWTNEEGARFAPAMLASGVFAGVHTLDYAYGRKDLDGATFGDELKRIGWVGDEEVGARKMHAYFEYHIEQGPILEAENKQIGVVTHCQGLWWLEFTLTGREAHTGSTPMNMRVNAGLAMARILEMVQTVAMENQPGAVGGVGQVKFSPNSRNVLPGTVIFTVDIRSPNQAKLDSMRARIEQEAPKICEPLGVKCSVEAVGHFDPVTFDPTLVGRVRTATEKLGYSHMNIISGAGHDACWAAKVAPATMVMCPCVGGLSHNEAEDISKEWAAAGADVLFHAVVETAGIVE; the protein is encoded by the coding sequence ATGGCCGCCCCCGGCGAGAATCTGCGAATCAATTCAGACCGTTTGTGGGATTCCATCATGGAGATGGCGAAGATCGGCCCCGGCATTGCCGGCGGCAACAATCGCCAGACACTGACCGATTCCGACAGAGAAGGCAGAGCGCTGTTCAAGTCCTGGTGCGACGAGGCCGGGCTCGCGATGGGCGTGGACCAGATGGGTACCATGTTCATGACGCGCGCCGGCACCGATCCGGACGCGCTGCCCGTCTATGTCGGCTCTCATCTCGATACGCAGCCGACCGGCGGCAAATATGACGGCGTGCTCGGCGTGCTTTCGGGCCTCGAGGTCGTGCGCTCGCTCAACGATCTCGGCATCAAGACCAAGCATCCGATCGTCGTCACCAATTGGACGAACGAGGAGGGGGCGCGTTTCGCGCCGGCCATGCTCGCCTCAGGGGTGTTCGCGGGTGTCCACACGCTCGACTACGCCTATGGCCGCAAGGATCTCGACGGCGCGACCTTCGGCGACGAGTTGAAGCGGATCGGCTGGGTGGGCGACGAAGAGGTCGGCGCGCGCAAGATGCACGCCTATTTCGAATATCATATCGAGCAGGGCCCGATTCTCGAGGCCGAGAACAAGCAGATCGGCGTGGTGACACACTGCCAGGGCCTGTGGTGGCTCGAATTCACGCTGACCGGCAGGGAAGCGCATACCGGCTCGACGCCGATGAACATGCGCGTCAACGCCGGGCTCGCCATGGCGCGCATCCTGGAAATGGTGCAGACGGTCGCCATGGAAAACCAGCCTGGCGCCGTCGGCGGGGTGGGCCAAGTGAAGTTCTCGCCCAATTCGCGCAACGTGCTGCCAGGCACGGTGATCTTCACCGTCGACATCCGTTCGCCGAACCAGGCCAAGCTCGACAGCATGCGCGCCCGCATCGAGCAGGAGGCGCCGAAGATCTGCGAGCCGCTCGGGGTGAAATGCTCGGTCGAGGCGGTGGGCCATTTCGATCCCGTGACCTTCGATCCGACCCTGGTCGGCCGCGTGCGCACGGCCACCGAAAAGCTGGGCTACAGCCATATGAACATCATTTCCGGCGCTGGCCACGACGCATGCTGGGCGGCCAAGGTCGCGCCGGCGACCATGGTGATGTGCCCCTGCGTCGGCGGTCTCAGCCACAACGAGGCCGAGGACATCTCCAAGGAATGGGCTGCGGCGGGCGCCGACGTGCTGTTCCACGCGGTGGTCGAGACGGCGGGGATCGTGGAGTGA
- a CDS encoding ABC transporter ATP-binding protein, producing MTAQSPAAVLASKLGLTFQTNDGPVQALTDVDLSIGKGEFVSFIGPSGCGKTTLLRVIADLEKPTSGAISVNGMSPEQAREKRAYGYVFQAAALFPWRTIERNVALPLEIIGLSSAEQAQRIKRTLEMVNLSGFEKKYPWQLSGGMQQRASIARALAFDADLLLMDEPFGALDEIVRDHLNKQLLELWDSTNKTICFVTHSIPEAVYLSTRIVVMSPRPGRVTDIIESTLPRKRPLHIRETPEFLAIAARVRDGLRAGHSYED from the coding sequence ATGACCGCACAGTCGCCAGCCGCCGTCTTGGCAAGCAAGCTCGGCCTCACCTTTCAGACCAATGACGGTCCGGTGCAGGCGCTGACCGATGTCGACCTCAGCATCGGCAAGGGCGAGTTCGTGTCGTTCATCGGCCCGTCCGGCTGCGGCAAGACCACCTTGCTGCGCGTCATCGCCGACCTGGAAAAGCCGACCTCGGGTGCGATCTCGGTCAACGGCATGTCGCCGGAGCAGGCGCGCGAGAAACGCGCCTATGGCTATGTCTTTCAGGCCGCAGCCCTTTTTCCCTGGCGCACGATCGAGCGCAACGTGGCGCTGCCGCTCGAGATCATCGGCCTCAGCAGTGCCGAGCAGGCGCAGCGCATCAAGCGCACGCTGGAAATGGTCAACCTGTCCGGCTTCGAGAAGAAGTATCCCTGGCAGCTTTCCGGCGGCATGCAGCAGCGCGCCTCGATCGCGCGTGCGCTCGCCTTCGACGCCGATCTTCTGTTGATGGACGAGCCGTTCGGCGCGCTCGACGAAATCGTGCGCGATCATTTGAACAAACAGCTTCTGGAACTCTGGGATTCGACCAACAAGACGATCTGCTTCGTCACCCACTCGATCCCCGAAGCGGTCTATCTTTCGACGCGCATCGTCGTCATGTCGCCGCGTCCCGGCCGCGTCACCGACATCATCGAATCGACCTTGCCGAGGAAGCGTCCGCTCCACATCCGCGAGACGCCGGAATTCCTGGCGATCGCCGCGCGCGTGCGCGATGGTTTGCGGGCAGGGCACAGCTATGAGGATTGA